Proteins encoded together in one Polaribacter reichenbachii window:
- the thiS gene encoding sulfur carrier protein ThiS, with the protein MYIKVNNKRQEISNKTTLQKLVDDLKITTNGIAIAINNSVVKRIDWSSKILQEEDVVLIIKSTQGG; encoded by the coding sequence ATGTATATAAAAGTAAACAACAAAAGACAAGAAATTTCCAACAAAACAACATTACAAAAACTGGTTGATGATTTAAAAATTACCACCAATGGCATTGCTATTGCTATAAATAACAGTGTTGTTAAAAGAATAGATTGGTCTTCTAAAATTCTTCAAGAAGAAGATGTTGTTTTAATTATTAAATCTACCCAAGGTGGATAA
- a CDS encoding LETM1 domain-containing protein produces the protein MQTIDEIKFLLKRNKLRLHRELLQSKEAMQLIRKSTHSNLTEEEKEKIKIQLLDICKAIPALAVFLLPGGALLLPLLIKLIPDILPSAFQDDLPGDKNKKSTL, from the coding sequence ATGCAAACCATAGATGAAATAAAGTTTTTACTGAAAAGAAATAAATTACGTTTGCATCGAGAATTATTGCAGAGCAAAGAAGCAATGCAATTAATAAGAAAATCTACACACTCAAATTTAACAGAAGAAGAAAAAGAAAAAATTAAAATTCAGTTGTTAGATATTTGTAAAGCAATTCCTGCTTTAGCTGTTTTCTTACTGCCTGGTGGCGCTTTATTATTACCGCTTTTAATCAAATTAATACCAGATATTTTACCATCAGCATTTCAAGATGATTTACCTGGTGATAAAAATAAAAAATCGACTTTATAA
- a CDS encoding RICIN domain-containing protein, producing the protein MNNLFKLLLNISICLSYFLTNAQSVGEVTKVGDTWTTTVDGITKYTGINMIDAVNGACLNMGAGTINVRSSGDSGPGNSAIKGCLIQSNQTIDFHGNTMNCTGEPLLVVPVKASDKTNITVKNLNVTGTPRYVIWYTNECKNMTLTNITSNTTRGNGIRIAGTKIKGNPSILKYASNLTINGNINIKSKGHSIETLLVKNVEIDTVYVSAEVGCGVLLNTSENCNINAIYATDCDYGSSYAGFRQANDNGTTHLKYLNAKHCGRGMYTLTGSENVTVDEVDIDDCSESGISTATTAKGVRVLSGTVTNSNKNIDIWNGASDICLNVNNESFGDACDPVYYELVNKNSGMSIAVDGASDLNDTNIIQKTSNNTNISQQFEVSNINGYYFIVNKGSGKALRASGDNVIQFTFDATYWSEMFSRIDAVDGHYLFKNRNTSKCMSVENNSSLDGASIVLQNCDENDSSQQFALNKLNITLSSESISFKNKNYNIYPTITSNNINIDFSDTLISKTKLTVSNINGKKVFSKTLTDKKNELDFSNFSSGIYFLKLVNSKLDETVKIIKQ; encoded by the coding sequence ATGAATAACTTATTTAAGTTGCTATTAAACATATCTATATGTTTAAGTTATTTCTTAACAAATGCACAATCTGTTGGAGAAGTTACTAAGGTAGGTGATACTTGGACAACTACAGTAGATGGTATTACGAAATATACAGGAATAAATATGATAGATGCTGTTAACGGTGCTTGTTTAAATATGGGTGCTGGAACCATTAATGTTAGAAGTTCTGGAGATTCCGGACCTGGAAATAGCGCTATTAAAGGATGTTTAATACAAAGTAACCAAACAATTGATTTTCATGGAAATACAATGAACTGTACAGGTGAACCATTATTAGTTGTACCCGTAAAAGCTAGTGATAAAACTAATATAACTGTAAAAAACCTAAACGTTACAGGTACACCACGTTATGTAATTTGGTATACTAACGAGTGCAAAAATATGACATTAACCAATATTACAAGTAACACCACTAGAGGTAATGGTATTCGAATAGCAGGCACAAAGATTAAAGGCAATCCAAGTATACTAAAATATGCTAGTAATTTAACAATTAATGGTAATATTAATATAAAATCTAAAGGGCATTCAATTGAAACTTTATTGGTTAAAAATGTAGAAATTGATACTGTTTATGTATCTGCTGAAGTTGGGTGTGGTGTTCTTTTAAATACATCTGAAAACTGTAATATTAATGCTATTTATGCAACAGATTGCGATTATGGAAGTAGTTATGCTGGTTTTAGACAAGCTAATGACAATGGTACAACCCATTTAAAATATCTAAACGCCAAACACTGTGGTAGAGGAATGTATACACTAACAGGAAGTGAAAATGTTACCGTAGATGAAGTCGATATTGATGACTGTTCAGAATCTGGTATAAGTACCGCTACAACAGCTAAAGGTGTTCGTGTTTTAAGTGGTACCGTAACTAATTCTAATAAAAATATAGATATCTGGAATGGCGCTTCTGATATTTGTTTAAATGTAAATAATGAAAGTTTTGGTGATGCTTGTGATCCTGTATATTATGAATTAGTAAACAAAAATAGTGGAATGAGTATAGCTGTTGATGGAGCTAGTGATTTAAATGATACCAATATCATACAAAAAACTTCTAATAATACAAACATTTCACAACAATTTGAAGTTTCAAACATAAACGGATATTACTTTATAGTAAACAAAGGATCTGGTAAAGCTTTAAGAGCTTCTGGAGACAATGTTATACAATTTACTTTTGATGCAACATATTGGTCAGAAATGTTTTCAAGAATTGATGCTGTAGATGGACATTATCTTTTTAAAAACAGAAATACCAGCAAGTGTATGAGTGTAGAAAATAATTCTTCTTTGGATGGCGCAAGTATTGTTCTACAAAATTGTGATGAAAACGATTCAAGTCAACAATTTGCTTTAAATAAATTAAATATAACCTTAAGTAGTGAGTCTATTTCTTTTAAAAATAAGAACTATAATATATATCCTACAATAACTAGTAATAATATAAATATTGATTTTTCAGATACATTAATAAGTAAAACCAAGCTCACAGTTTCGAATATTAATGGCAAAAAAGTATTTTCTAAAACTTTAACAGATAAAAAGAATGAATTAGACTTTTCTAATTTTAGTTCTGGAATATATTTTTTAAAATTAGTGAACAGTAAATTAGATGAAACTGTAAAAATAATCAAGCAATAA
- a CDS encoding proline dehydrogenase family protein: protein MKLFDNTEVAFALKSDSQLERAYFLFKMIQSQPMVRIGSAVTNFALKAHLPIEGLIRSTVFDHFCGGVTEDDCLPIIDNMYDNGNVHSVLDYSVEGKDEEVSFDGALQKILRIINFCEEKKSIPYAVFKPSGFGRFGLYQKISEGIDLTSEEKEEWNRIEDRFHKVCKVAVQKDVPLLIDAEESWMQKAADDLIEGLMETYNKEKAIVFNTLQMYRHDRMEYLEALHQKAKEKDFYIGIKVVRGAYMEKERERAEEKGYPSPICKDKNATDINYDAAIRYMMEHPKMALFAGTHNEESSYLLMELAKKYDIKPDDNRLWFGQLFGMSDHISYNLANQGYNVAKYLPFGPVRDVMPYLIRRAEENTSVAGQTSRELNLLKIERKRRKI from the coding sequence ATGAAACTTTTTGACAACACAGAAGTTGCTTTCGCTTTAAAATCTGATTCCCAATTAGAACGTGCCTATTTTTTGTTCAAAATGATACAAAGTCAGCCAATGGTTAGAATTGGGAGTGCAGTCACAAATTTTGCATTAAAAGCTCATTTACCTATAGAAGGTTTAATTCGTTCTACGGTATTCGATCATTTTTGTGGTGGAGTTACAGAAGATGATTGTTTGCCAATTATTGATAATATGTATGATAATGGAAACGTGCACAGTGTGTTAGATTATTCTGTAGAAGGTAAAGATGAAGAGGTTAGTTTTGATGGTGCTTTGCAAAAAATACTAAGAATCATTAATTTCTGTGAAGAAAAGAAATCGATTCCTTATGCCGTTTTTAAGCCTTCTGGTTTTGGTAGATTTGGCTTATATCAAAAAATATCTGAAGGTATAGATTTAACATCCGAAGAAAAAGAAGAATGGAACAGAATAGAAGATCGTTTTCATAAAGTTTGTAAAGTTGCTGTACAAAAAGATGTTCCGTTGTTAATTGATGCCGAAGAAAGTTGGATGCAAAAAGCTGCAGACGATTTAATTGAAGGTTTAATGGAAACGTATAATAAAGAAAAAGCCATAGTCTTTAATACGCTACAGATGTACAGACACGATAGAATGGAATATTTAGAGGCTTTACATCAAAAAGCAAAAGAAAAAGATTTTTATATTGGTATTAAGGTAGTTAGAGGTGCTTATATGGAAAAAGAGCGTGAAAGAGCTGAAGAAAAAGGCTATCCTTCACCAATTTGTAAAGATAAAAATGCGACTGACATCAATTATGATGCGGCTATTCGATATATGATGGAACATCCTAAAATGGCATTATTTGCAGGTACACATAATGAAGAGAGTTCTTATTTATTAATGGAATTGGCAAAAAAATATGATATAAAACCAGATGATAATCGTCTATGGTTTGGGCAGCTGTTTGGTATGAGCGATCATATCAGTTATAATTTAGCAAATCAAGGTTATAATGTTGCAAAATATTTACCTTTTGGACCTGTTAGAGATGTAATGCCTTATTTAATTAGAAGAGCAGAAGAAAATACTTCTGTTGCTGGGCAAACAAGTAGAGAATTAAATCTGTTAAAAATAGAACGTAAACGTAGGAAAATATAA
- the aroB gene encoding 3-dehydroquinate synthase, which produces MQTIQAVSYPVHFQEESYKALSNLIEENNYSTIFILVDENTLEHCYPKFIPNLSTDKKIELIEIESGEINKNLETCIGVWNAITELGGDRKSLLITLGGGVITDLGGFVASCFKRGIDFVNIPTTLLSMVDASVGGKTGVDLGVLKNQIGLFANPEMVIVDNAYLETVAPREIKSGTAEIIKYGVTYDINLFNEIKDNKDLNISDLIFRSVEIKNEVVLQDPREKNLRKILNFGHTLGHAIESFYLESEDKENLTHGEAIAIGMVCECYMSAKLLGFPEEKVTDVKDVVVSIYDKTTLLKEDFSSILDLLKHDKKNVNGQVNFVLLNDFEDFKIDCKVPEALIIESMEFYNQ; this is translated from the coding sequence ATGCAAACGATACAAGCAGTTTCTTATCCTGTTCATTTTCAGGAAGAAAGCTATAAAGCACTTTCTAATTTAATCGAAGAAAATAATTATTCTACAATCTTTATTTTGGTTGATGAAAATACTCTTGAGCATTGTTATCCGAAGTTTATACCGAATTTATCTACAGATAAAAAGATTGAATTGATAGAAATTGAGTCTGGAGAAATCAATAAAAATCTTGAAACTTGTATTGGAGTTTGGAATGCAATTACAGAATTAGGTGGAGATAGAAAAAGTTTACTAATTACTTTAGGTGGTGGTGTTATTACAGATTTAGGTGGTTTTGTAGCTTCGTGTTTTAAACGTGGAATCGATTTTGTAAACATACCAACAACCTTATTATCTATGGTTGATGCTTCTGTGGGTGGTAAAACAGGTGTAGATTTAGGTGTTTTAAAAAATCAAATAGGATTATTTGCAAACCCAGAAATGGTTATTGTTGATAATGCGTATTTAGAAACTGTAGCGCCTAGAGAAATTAAATCTGGAACCGCAGAAATTATTAAATATGGTGTAACTTACGACATCAATTTATTTAATGAAATAAAAGATAACAAAGACTTAAATATTAGCGATTTAATTTTTAGATCTGTAGAAATTAAAAACGAAGTAGTTTTACAAGATCCTAGAGAGAAAAATTTACGTAAAATTTTAAATTTTGGACATACATTAGGCCACGCCATAGAATCTTTTTACTTAGAATCTGAAGACAAAGAAAACTTAACGCATGGAGAAGCCATTGCAATTGGAATGGTTTGCGAATGTTATATGTCTGCTAAATTATTAGGTTTTCCTGAAGAAAAAGTTACTGATGTTAAAGACGTTGTAGTATCTATTTATGATAAAACCACTTTACTAAAAGAAGATTTTTCATCAATCTTAGATTTACTAAAACACGATAAGAAAAACGTTAACGGACAAGTAAATTTTGTTTTATTAAACGATTTTGAAGATTTTAAAATTGACTGTAAAGTTCCTGAAGCCTTAATTATTGAAAGTATGGAGTTTTATAATCAATAA